From one Bufo gargarizans isolate SCDJY-AF-19 unplaced genomic scaffold, ASM1485885v1 fragScaff_scaffold_587_pilon, whole genome shotgun sequence genomic stretch:
- the LOC122922662 gene encoding telomeric repeat-binding factor 2-interacting protein 1-like isoform X3, whose protein sequence is MTSSVRAEGKMAALFSHSRSLFITDVGPMRFYVRPGPLKRQLSPLICHGGGIVCRVQEPGAFLLSEPGQAEGIQYMASTYVTDCVRKNRRLSPRSYRLARRVGAPDKQHLWERKGPPGATPASCEGSPAVGGPREGEPHTALESDPAVNGAGLGVITPGAPASQDHGPPTTGAPASQDHGPSTTGAPAARDLGPSTTGAPAARDLGPSTTGAPAARDLGPSTTGAPAARDLGPSTTGAPAARDLGPSTTGAPAARDLGPSTTGAPAARDLGPSTTGAPAARDLGPSTTGAPAARDLGPSTTGAPARQDEQVADGGGDKAQRAGDNGRHNEVRVALPKRRVAAESGWRGPMRRRMFCWEEDVAIFQYVRENEAPTRLVTGTLLWKELEQKGLLCRTWQAMKTRYTRYILQNAHCYNLPATSQTAPARTDGRSADQQGGPSCAGPADQQGGPSCAGPADQQGGPSCAGPADQQGGPSCAGPADQQGGPSCAGPADQQGGSSCAGPADQQGGPSCAGPADQHPVLLPADTTDTGGHRLRSASRRIETGETPKTVQESGDSSWEGGESPSYCAWGPQLVTALYRRPPRDMTALCLPVGRSPIHRKTRTSTAQKTCTFLKSPTWSLRWKMRILDVM, encoded by the exons ATGACGTCATCGGTGCGCGCCGAGGGAAAGATGGCGGCGCTCTTCTCTCACTCCCGGTCGCTGTTTATAACGGACGTTGGTCCGATGCGGTTCTATGTGCGGCCTGGCCCCCTGAAACGGCAGCTGTCGCCGCTTATCTGTCACGGCGGCGGGATTGTgtgtcgtgtgcaggagcccgGGGCCTTCCTCCTCTCAGAGCCCGGACAAGCTGAGGGGATCCAGTACATGGCCAGCACCTACGTCACCGACTGTGTGCGCAAGAACCGGAGGCTGTCCCCCCGGAGCTACCGCCTGGCGAGGCGAGTGGGGGCCCCTGACAAGCAGCACCTGTGGGAGAGGAAGGGCCCTCCGGGGGCCACCCCTGCATCATGTGAGGGGAGCCCTGCTGTAGGTGGCCCCAGGGAAGGAGAGCCCCACACAGCCCTGGAGAGTGACCCTGCAGTAAATGGGGCCGGTCTTGGTGTCATCACCCCAGGGGCCCCTGCATCACAAGACCACGGCCCCCCTACCACAGGGGCCCCTGCATCACAAGACCACGGCCCCTCTACCACAGGGGCCCCTGCAGCACGTGACCTCGGCCCCTCTACCACAGGGGCCCCTGCAGCACGTGACCTCGGCCCCTCTACCACAGGGGCCCCTGCAGCACGTGACCTCGGCCCCTCTACCACAGGGGCCCCTGCAGCACGTGACCTCGGCCCCTCTACCACAGGGGCCCCTGCAGCACGTGACCTCGGCCCCTCTACCACAGGGGCCCCTGCAGCACGTGACCTCGGCCCCTCTACCACAGGGGCCCCTGCAGCACGTGACCTCGGCCCCTCTACCACAGGGGCCCCTGCAGCACGTGACCTCGGCCCCTCTACCACAGGGGCCCCTGCAGCACGTGACCTCGGCCCCTCTACCACAGGGGCCCCTGCACGTCAGGATGAGCAGGTAGCAGATGGCGGAGGAGATAAAGCACAGAGAGCGGGAGACAATGGAAGACACAACGAAGTAAGAGTGGCCCTGCCCAAGCGCAGAGTCGCTGCAGAATCGGGATGGAGGGGCCCGATGAGGAGGCGCATGTTTTGCTGGGAGGAAGACGTCGCCATATTCCAGTATGTCCGGGAGAACGAAGCGCCCACGAGGCTGGTGACGGGCACCCTGCTgtggaaggagctggagcagaagGGGCTGCTGTGCAGGACGTGGCAGGCCATGAAAACCCGCTACACCAGGTACATCCTGCAGAACGCCCACTGCTACAACCTGCCCGCAACCAGCCAAACTGCCCCCGCCAGGACCGACGGAAGATCTGCCGACCAGCAGGGGGGCCCGTCCTGTGCAGGCCCCGCCGACCAGCAGGGGGGCCCGTCCTGTGCAGGCCCCGCCGACCAGCAGGGGGGCCCGTCCTGTGCAGGCCCCGCCGACCAGCAGGGGGGCCCGTCCTGTGCAGGCCCCGCCGACCAGCAGGGGGGCCCGTCCTGTGCAGGCCCCGCCGACCAGCAGGGGGGCTCGTCCTGTGCAGGCCCCGCCGACCAGCAGGGGGGCCCGTCCTGTGCAGGCCCCGCCGACCAGCACCCTGTCCTGCTGCCAGCTGACACCACTGATACTGGAGGACACCGCCTGAGGAGTGCGAGCCGCAGAATCGAAACGGGAGAAACCCCAAAAACAGTGCAAGAAAGCGGAGACTCCTCATGGGAAGGAGGCGAGTCTCCGTCATACTGCGCTTGGGGGCCGCAACTCGTCACTGCCCTTTATAGGAGACCACCCAGA gATATGACGGCTCTGTGTCTACCAGTCGGCCGCTCCCCAATACACAGGAAAACCAGGACATCGACAGCTCAGAAGACGTGCACGTTTTTGAAATCGCCAACATGGAGTTTGAG GTGGAAGATGAGGATTCTGGATGTAATGTGA
- the LOC122922662 gene encoding telomeric repeat-binding factor 2-interacting protein 1-like isoform X1: MTSSVRAEGKMAALFSHSRSLFITDVGPMRFYVRPGPLKRQLSPLICHGGGIVCRVQEPGAFLLSEPGQAEGIQYMASTYVTDCVRKNRRLSPRSYRLARRVGAPDKQHLWERKGPPGATPASCEGSPAVGGPREGEPHTALESDPAVNGAGLGVITPGAPASQDHGPPTTGAPASQDHGPSTTGAPAARDLGPSTTGAPAARDLGPSTTGAPAARDLGPSTTGAPAARDLGPSTTGAPAARDLGPSTTGAPAARDLGPSTTGAPAARDLGPSTTGAPAARDLGPSTTGAPAARDLGPSTTGAPARQDEQVADGGGDKAQRAGDNGRHNEVRVALPKRRVAAESGWRGPMRRRMFCWEEDVAIFQYVRENEAPTRLVTGTLLWKELEQKGLLCRTWQAMKTRYTRYILQNAHCYNLPATSQTAPARTDGRSADQQGGPSCAGPADQQGGPSCAGPADQQGGPSCAGPADQQGGPSCAGPADQQGGPSCAGPADQQGGSSCAGPADQQGGPSCAGPADQHPVLLPADTTDTGGHRLRSASRRIETGETPKTVQESGDSSWEGGYDGSVSTSRPLPNTQENQDIDSSEDVHVFEIANMEFEVEDEDSGCNVMVPLISLDKPVVSEVTAAPQLHDATSSPHTSDDEGLQDAIADMMKEFKLDVCQVTQALLKNNGEVGSTRVFLRTGLRPDGFPIWEYKDDVELQRNDPAVWPRLARKYGSDNVAKRVAFLASYKSSFVPQQRP, translated from the exons ATGACGTCATCGGTGCGCGCCGAGGGAAAGATGGCGGCGCTCTTCTCTCACTCCCGGTCGCTGTTTATAACGGACGTTGGTCCGATGCGGTTCTATGTGCGGCCTGGCCCCCTGAAACGGCAGCTGTCGCCGCTTATCTGTCACGGCGGCGGGATTGTgtgtcgtgtgcaggagcccgGGGCCTTCCTCCTCTCAGAGCCCGGACAAGCTGAGGGGATCCAGTACATGGCCAGCACCTACGTCACCGACTGTGTGCGCAAGAACCGGAGGCTGTCCCCCCGGAGCTACCGCCTGGCGAGGCGAGTGGGGGCCCCTGACAAGCAGCACCTGTGGGAGAGGAAGGGCCCTCCGGGGGCCACCCCTGCATCATGTGAGGGGAGCCCTGCTGTAGGTGGCCCCAGGGAAGGAGAGCCCCACACAGCCCTGGAGAGTGACCCTGCAGTAAATGGGGCCGGTCTTGGTGTCATCACCCCAGGGGCCCCTGCATCACAAGACCACGGCCCCCCTACCACAGGGGCCCCTGCATCACAAGACCACGGCCCCTCTACCACAGGGGCCCCTGCAGCACGTGACCTCGGCCCCTCTACCACAGGGGCCCCTGCAGCACGTGACCTCGGCCCCTCTACCACAGGGGCCCCTGCAGCACGTGACCTCGGCCCCTCTACCACAGGGGCCCCTGCAGCACGTGACCTCGGCCCCTCTACCACAGGGGCCCCTGCAGCACGTGACCTCGGCCCCTCTACCACAGGGGCCCCTGCAGCACGTGACCTCGGCCCCTCTACCACAGGGGCCCCTGCAGCACGTGACCTCGGCCCCTCTACCACAGGGGCCCCTGCAGCACGTGACCTCGGCCCCTCTACCACAGGGGCCCCTGCAGCACGTGACCTCGGCCCCTCTACCACAGGGGCCCCTGCACGTCAGGATGAGCAGGTAGCAGATGGCGGAGGAGATAAAGCACAGAGAGCGGGAGACAATGGAAGACACAACGAAGTAAGAGTGGCCCTGCCCAAGCGCAGAGTCGCTGCAGAATCGGGATGGAGGGGCCCGATGAGGAGGCGCATGTTTTGCTGGGAGGAAGACGTCGCCATATTCCAGTATGTCCGGGAGAACGAAGCGCCCACGAGGCTGGTGACGGGCACCCTGCTgtggaaggagctggagcagaagGGGCTGCTGTGCAGGACGTGGCAGGCCATGAAAACCCGCTACACCAGGTACATCCTGCAGAACGCCCACTGCTACAACCTGCCCGCAACCAGCCAAACTGCCCCCGCCAGGACCGACGGAAGATCTGCCGACCAGCAGGGGGGCCCGTCCTGTGCAGGCCCCGCCGACCAGCAGGGGGGCCCGTCCTGTGCAGGCCCCGCCGACCAGCAGGGGGGCCCGTCCTGTGCAGGCCCCGCCGACCAGCAGGGGGGCCCGTCCTGTGCAGGCCCCGCCGACCAGCAGGGGGGCCCGTCCTGTGCAGGCCCCGCCGACCAGCAGGGGGGCTCGTCCTGTGCAGGCCCCGCCGACCAGCAGGGGGGCCCGTCCTGTGCAGGCCCCGCCGACCAGCACCCTGTCCTGCTGCCAGCTGACACCACTGATACTGGAGGACACCGCCTGAGGAGTGCGAGCCGCAGAATCGAAACGGGAGAAACCCCAAAAACAGTGCAAGAAAGCGGAGACTCCTCATGGGAAGGAG gATATGACGGCTCTGTGTCTACCAGTCGGCCGCTCCCCAATACACAGGAAAACCAGGACATCGACAGCTCAGAAGACGTGCACGTTTTTGAAATCGCCAACATGGAGTTTGAG GTGGAAGATGAGGATTCTGGATGTAATGTGATGGTTCCGCTCATCAGCCTGGATAAGCCTGTTGTTAGTGAGGTGACTGCTGCTCCGCAGCTGCATGACGCAACCTCCAGCCCCCACACGTCTGATGATGAGGGTCTCCAGGACGCCATAGCTGACATGATGAAGGAGTTTAAGCTGGACGTCTGCCAGGTCACTCAGGCGCTTCTCAAGAATAACGGGGAGGTGGGCAGCACCCGGGTCTTCCTGCGCACTGGCCTGCGGCCTGACGGCTTTCCCATCTGGGAGTATAAAGACGATGTAGAATTACAGAGGAATGACCCCGCGGTGTGGCCCCGGCTGGCCCGGAAATATGGCTCTGACAACGTTGCTAAAAGAGTGGCCTTCTTGGCCAGTTATAAGTCGTCCTTTGTCCCTCAGCAGCGTCCATGA
- the LOC122922662 gene encoding telomeric repeat-binding factor 2-interacting protein 1-like isoform X2 — MTSSVRAEGKMAALFSHSRSLFITDVGPMRFYVRPGPLKRQLSPLICHGGGIVCRVQEPGAFLLSEPGQAEGIQYMASTYVTDCVRKNRRLSPRSYRLARRVGAPDKQHLWERKGPPGATPASCEGSPAVGGPREGEPHTALESDPAVNGAGLGVITPGAPASQDHGPPTTGAPASQDHGPSTTGAPAARDLGPSTTGAPAARDLGPSTTGAPAARDLGPSTTGAPAARDLGPSTTGAPAARDLGPSTTGAPAARDLGPSTTGAPAARDLGPSTTGAPAARDLGPSTTGAPARQDEQVADGGGDKAQRAGDNGRHNEVRVALPKRRVAAESGWRGPMRRRMFCWEEDVAIFQYVRENEAPTRLVTGTLLWKELEQKGLLCRTWQAMKTRYTRYILQNAHCYNLPATSQTAPARTDGRSADQQGGPSCAGPADQQGGPSCAGPADQQGGPSCAGPADQQGGPSCAGPADQQGGPSCAGPADQQGGSSCAGPADQQGGPSCAGPADQHPVLLPADTTDTGGHRLRSASRRIETGETPKTVQESGDSSWEGGYDGSVSTSRPLPNTQENQDIDSSEDVHVFEIANMEFEVEDEDSGCNVMVPLISLDKPVVSEVTAAPQLHDATSSPHTSDDEGLQDAIADMMKEFKLDVCQVTQALLKNNGEVGSTRVFLRTGLRPDGFPIWEYKDDVELQRNDPAVWPRLARKYGSDNVAKRVAFLASYKSSFVPQQRP, encoded by the exons ATGACGTCATCGGTGCGCGCCGAGGGAAAGATGGCGGCGCTCTTCTCTCACTCCCGGTCGCTGTTTATAACGGACGTTGGTCCGATGCGGTTCTATGTGCGGCCTGGCCCCCTGAAACGGCAGCTGTCGCCGCTTATCTGTCACGGCGGCGGGATTGTgtgtcgtgtgcaggagcccgGGGCCTTCCTCCTCTCAGAGCCCGGACAAGCTGAGGGGATCCAGTACATGGCCAGCACCTACGTCACCGACTGTGTGCGCAAGAACCGGAGGCTGTCCCCCCGGAGCTACCGCCTGGCGAGGCGAGTGGGGGCCCCTGACAAGCAGCACCTGTGGGAGAGGAAGGGCCCTCCGGGGGCCACCCCTGCATCATGTGAGGGGAGCCCTGCTGTAGGTGGCCCCAGGGAAGGAGAGCCCCACACAGCCCTGGAGAGTGACCCTGCAGTAAATGGGGCCGGTCTTGGTGTCATCACCCCAGGGGCCCCTGCATCACAAGACCACGGCCCCCCTACCACAGGGGCCCCTGCATCACAAGACCACGGCCCCTCTACCACAGGGGCCCCTGCAGCACGTGACCTCGGCCCCTCTACCACAGGGGCCCCTGCAGCACGTGACCTCGGCCCCTCTACCACAGGGGCCCCTGCAGCACGTGACCTCGGCCCCTCTACCACAGGGGCCCCTGCAGCACGTGACCTCGGCCCCTCTACCACAGGGGCCCCTGCAGCACGTGACCTCGGCCCCTCTACCACAGGGGCCCCTGCAGCACGTGACCTCGGCCCCTCTACCACAGGGGCCCCTGCAGCACGTGACCTCGGCCCCTCTACCACAGGGGCCCCTGCAGCACGTGACCTCGGCCCCTCTAC CACAGGGGCCCCTGCACGTCAGGATGAGCAGGTAGCAGATGGCGGAGGAGATAAAGCACAGAGAGCGGGAGACAATGGAAGACACAACGAAGTAAGAGTGGCCCTGCCCAAGCGCAGAGTCGCTGCAGAATCGGGATGGAGGGGCCCGATGAGGAGGCGCATGTTTTGCTGGGAGGAAGACGTCGCCATATTCCAGTATGTCCGGGAGAACGAAGCGCCCACGAGGCTGGTGACGGGCACCCTGCTgtggaaggagctggagcagaagGGGCTGCTGTGCAGGACGTGGCAGGCCATGAAAACCCGCTACACCAGGTACATCCTGCAGAACGCCCACTGCTACAACCTGCCCGCAACCAGCCAAACTGCCCCCGCCAGGACCGACGGAAGATCTGCCGACCAGCAGGGGGGCCCGTCCTGTGCAGGCCCCGCCGACCAGCAGGGGGGCCCGTCCTGTGCAGGCCCCGCCGACCAGCAGGGGGGCCCGTCCTGTGCAGGCCCCGCCGACCAGCAGGGGGGCCCGTCCTGTGCAGGCCCCGCCGACCAGCAGGGGGGCCCGTCCTGTGCAGGCCCCGCCGACCAGCAGGGGGGCTCGTCCTGTGCAGGCCCCGCCGACCAGCAGGGGGGCCCGTCCTGTGCAGGCCCCGCCGACCAGCACCCTGTCCTGCTGCCAGCTGACACCACTGATACTGGAGGACACCGCCTGAGGAGTGCGAGCCGCAGAATCGAAACGGGAGAAACCCCAAAAACAGTGCAAGAAAGCGGAGACTCCTCATGGGAAGGAG gATATGACGGCTCTGTGTCTACCAGTCGGCCGCTCCCCAATACACAGGAAAACCAGGACATCGACAGCTCAGAAGACGTGCACGTTTTTGAAATCGCCAACATGGAGTTTGAG GTGGAAGATGAGGATTCTGGATGTAATGTGATGGTTCCGCTCATCAGCCTGGATAAGCCTGTTGTTAGTGAGGTGACTGCTGCTCCGCAGCTGCATGACGCAACCTCCAGCCCCCACACGTCTGATGATGAGGGTCTCCAGGACGCCATAGCTGACATGATGAAGGAGTTTAAGCTGGACGTCTGCCAGGTCACTCAGGCGCTTCTCAAGAATAACGGGGAGGTGGGCAGCACCCGGGTCTTCCTGCGCACTGGCCTGCGGCCTGACGGCTTTCCCATCTGGGAGTATAAAGACGATGTAGAATTACAGAGGAATGACCCCGCGGTGTGGCCCCGGCTGGCCCGGAAATATGGCTCTGACAACGTTGCTAAAAGAGTGGCCTTCTTGGCCAGTTATAAGTCGTCCTTTGTCCCTCAGCAGCGTCCATGA